The DNA region CCAGCGCGGCAACCACCGCACGTACAACCTGAACCGCGGCACGTCCGGCACGGGCACGCTGTTCAGCGGCCCGGACGACGTGTGGGGCAACGGGCAGCCGTCCAACGCGGAGACCGCGGGCGCGGACGCGCACTACGGCGCGGCCCTCACCTGGGACTACTACAAGGGCGTGCACGGCCGCAACGGCATCCGCGGCGACGGGGTCGGCGCGAGCTCGCGCGTGCACTACGGCAACAACTACTCCAACGCGTTCTGGCAGAACGGCTGCTTCTGCATGACGTACGGCGACGGAGCGGGCAACGCCAAGCCGCTCACGTCGATCGACGTGGCCGCGCACGAGATGACCCACGGCGTCACGTCGGCCACGGGCAACATGCAGTACAGCCGCGAGCCGGGCGGCCTGAACGAGGCGACCAGCGACATCTTCGCCGCCGCCGTCGAGTTCAACGCCAAGAACCCGAACGACGTGGGCGACTACCTGGTGGGCGAGAAGATCGACATCCGGGGCAACGGCACGCCGCTGCGCTACATGGACAAGCCGTCCAAGGACGGCCGTTCGCTCGACTACTGGAGCAGCAGCGCGGGCAACGTGGACGTGCACTACTCCTCGGGCATCGCCAACCACTTCTTCTACCTGCTCAGCGAGGGCAGCGGGAAGAAGGTCGTGAACGGCGTCTCCTACGACTCGCCGACGTACGACAACAAGCCCGTGACCGGAATCGGTATCGACAAGGCCGCCAAGATCTGGTTCAGGGCACTCACCACGAAGTTCAACACGACCACCAACTACGCGGCGGCACGCACCGGCACGCTCGCGGCGGCGAGCGAGCTGTTCGGCGGCACGGGCAGCGCGGAGTACAAGGCGGTGGCGAACGCCTGGGCCGCGGTGAACGTCGGCGCCCGGCCGTAGCCGACACCGCAGCCGTGACGCCGTGGCAACGAGGCGGCAGCCACACCGCGCCCCCTCACGAGGCCACGGCCACAGCACGACCCGACACCTCACGAGGCCACGGCCACAACACGACCCGACACCTCACGAGGCGGTAGCCACACCACAGCGGTCGTGAGACTGAGCCGCCCCGGGCAACGCTTTCCCGCCAACTGCCCGGGGCGGACCCCTCCCTTCACCCGCTGTTCGCATTGCGGACCTTGACCTTCGGCCAACGAACTTCTTTTGGCCAACATTCAATCAAGGCCCTGACATGCACCTGCCCCAAATGGCACGCTTCCCCCGCACGGCACACCAGTTACATCCCGCACAGCACTTTTCGGCCCGGGTGGTCCCCCATGCCACCCGGGCTCCCCCACACAAGGAGCTTGCGTGACCCCCCACATATCGAGGAAGCGTTCCACCCTGGTCATCGCCACAGCAGTCGCAGCCGGAGCGCTGCTCACCGCCGGACTGACCACCGGCGCCTCCGCACAGCCGGACGTCGGCGCCACCGAGGCCGACGCCCCCGCCGCCTCCCCCATGCAGCTCTCCGCCTCCGTCCGCACGGGCCTCATCAAGGACGCGGAGACGAAGACCGCGGCCACCGCCGAGAAGATCGGCCTCGGCGCCAAGGAGAAGCTGGTCGTCCGCGACGTCGTCAAGGACCGCGACGGCACGACGCACACCCGCTACGAGCGCACCTACGCCGGGCTCCCCGTCCTCGGCGGCGACCTGGTCGTGCACACGGCCAGGAGCGGCGCGGTCACGGGCGTCAGCAAGGCCACCAAGGCCACTGTGAAGGTCAAGTCGACCAGCGCGAAGCTCGCGCCGAAGGCGGTCGCGAAGGCCGCGGAGTCGACGGCGGCGAAGACCGGCGAGACGAAGAAGGCGGACGCGGAAGCGCCGCGCAAGGTCGTCTGGGCGGCCGAGGGCAAGCCGGCCCTGGCCTTCGAGACGGTCGTCACGGGCACGCAGAAGGACGGCACTCCGAGCGAGCTGCACGTCATCACGGACGCGGCCACCGGCAAGAAGCTGTTCCAGTACCAGGCCGTCGAGAACGGCAAGGGCCACAGCCAGTACAGCGGTGACGTCGAGGTCGGCTCCACCAAGTCGGGCAGCGGCTTCACGCTGACCGACGGCGGGCGCGGCGGCCACAAGACGCTCGACCTGAACCACGGCTCCAGCGGCGGCAAGCTGTACACCGACGCGGACGACACCTGGGGCACCGGCAAGCCGGCCGACACCCAGACCGCGGCCGTCGACGCCGCCTACGGCGCCGGTCTCACCTGGGACTACTACAAGGACGTGCACGGCCGCAGCGGCATCAAGGGCGACGGCAAGGGCGCCACGTCCCGCGTGCACTACGGCAACAACTACGTCAACGCCTTCTGGCAGGACTCCTGCTTCTGCATGACGTACGGCGACGGCGAGGGCAACGCCAAGCCGCTCACGTCCATCGACGTGGCCGCGCACGAGATGACCCACGGCGTCACCTCGGCGACCGGCAACATGCAGTACAGCGGCGAGTCCGGCGGCCTGAACGAGGCGACCAGCGACATCTTCGCCGCCGCCGTCGAGTTCAAGGCGAACAACGCCCAGGACCAGGGCGACTACCTGGTCGGCGAGAAGATCGACATCAACGGCGACGGCACTCCGCTGCGCTACATGGACAAGCCCTCCAAGGACGGCAACTCCCTGGACTACTGGGACTCCAACGCCGGCAACGTCGACGTGCACTACTCGTCCGGCATCGCCAACCACTTCTTCTACCTGCTGAGCGAGGGCAGCGGCGCGAAGGAGATCAACGGGGTCAAGTACGACAGCCCGACCAAGGACGGCTCCAAGGTCGAGGGCATCGGGCGTGAGAAGGCCGAGAAGATCTGGTTCAAGGCGCTCACCACGTACTTCACCACGACGACGGATTACGCGCAGGCGCGCGAGGACACGGTCAAGGCCGCGGGTGACCTGTACGGGGCCGGGTCCGCCGAGGTGAAGGCCGTGGAGGCGGCCTGGACCGGCGTGAACGTCAAGTGAGCCGGCCCCTGGGCCTGTAGAGCCGGGCGGCACCCGGGGGAGATGTCCCCCCGGGTGCCGCCCGCACCACGTCGTTCTTCCCTGCGGGTCCGCTGTGGCTTGGCGCGCCCACGCGGCGGGGCCGCGAATCGACCAGCCCCGCGCCCTTTGCAGGGGCGCCTCGTCGGCCCGCACCCGCAGTCACCGCATCAGGACGCCCGCTCCCTCCCCCGTCCCCTCCATCGGCACCGCCACCAAGCCCATTTCCGCGCCGTCCGCCAGCAGCCGATGAGTCGGCAGGACTCGGACCGTGTAGCCGAACGGGCCCGTGCGGTCCAAGGACAGAGGGCCCTCGTAGAGGAGGCGGCCCTCGGGGTCGGGGCCGCTCGCGGGCTTCAGGGGGACCGGGGTCGCGTCGGTGATGTGGTCCTCGGGGTCGACGCGGCCCGCGATGGCCTGGACCTCGACGTCGTCGGGGGTGAGGTCGCCGAGGTGGACGCGGGCGCGCAGGGAGAGCGTGGCGCCCAGTTCGGCGGTGGCGCCGACGGCGGAGACCTCCACGTGATCGAAGGCCACGCCGGGCCAGGCGGCGCGGACGCGGGACTTCCAGGCGGCGAGCGAAGCGGCGGCGTCCGGCGTGAGCACGCGGTGGGCGCGGGCGGCGGGGGCGTACAGACGCTCCACGTACTCGCGCACCATGCGGCCCGCGAGCACCTTCGGGCCGAGCCGGGTGAGGGTCCTGCGGACCATCTCGATCCAGCGGTCGGGCAGGCCGCCGGGGCCGTGCTCGTAGAAGCGGGGGGCGATGCGGCGCTCCAGGAGGTCGTAGAGCGCGGCGGCCTCCAGGTCGTCGCGGCGGTGGTCGTCGGTGGCGGTGCCGTCGGCGGTGGGGATGGCCCAGCCGAAGTCGGGCTCGAACCACTCGTCCCACCAGCCGTCGAGGACGGACAGGTTGAGGCAGCCGTTGAGTGCGGCCTTCATGCCGGAGGTGCCGCAGGCCTCCAGGGGGCGCAGCGGGTTGTTGAGCCAGACGTCGCAGCCCGCGTACAGCTTCTGCGCCATCGCCATGCCGTAGTCGGGCAGGAACACGATGCGGTGGCGCACGCGCGGGTCGTCGGTGAAGCGCACCAGGTCCTGGATGAGCCGCTTGCCGCCGTCGTCGGCGGGGTGCGCCTTGCCCGCGACGACGATCTGCACGGGCCGTTCGGGGTGGCACAGGAGCTCCATCAGGCGGTCGCGGTCGCGCAGCATCAGGGTCAGGCGTTTGTACGAGGGGACGCGGCGGGCGAAGCCGATGGTGAGGACGTCGGGGTCGAGGACCTCGTCGATCCAGCCGAGCTCGGCGGTGGCGGCGCCGCGCTGGCGCCAGGAGAGGTGCAGGCGCCGCCGGACCTCGTCGACGAGCTGGGCGCGCAGTTCGCGGCGCAGCAGCCAGATGTCGCCGTCCTGGATGTCGGCGACGGCGTCCCAGCGTTCGGAGCCGCCGACGGACAGGGCCTGGTCGGTGCGGTCCCTGCCGATCTGGCGGGCGCCGAGCCGGATCACCTCGGGGGCCGCCCAGGTCGGGGCGTGCACGCCGTTGGTGACGGAGGTGATGGGCACCTCCTCGGCGTCGAAGCCGGGCCACAGGCCCTGGAACATCTCCCGGCTGACCTTGCCGTGCAGGGTGGAGACGCCGTTGGCGTGGCGGCCGAGGCGCAGGCCCATGACGGCCATGTTGAAGAGGTTGGGCTCGCCGCCGGGGTAGGTCTCCATGCCGAGGCGCAGAATGAACTCGACGTCGATGCGGGGCAGTTCGGCGTCGGGGCCGAAGTGGTGGGCGACCAGTTCGCGGTCGAAGCGGTCGATGCCCGCGGGCACGGGGGTGTGGGTGGTGAAGACGGTGCCGCCGCGCACGGCCTCCAGGGCCGCGTCGAAGCCGAGTCCGTCGGCGACGTGTTCGTGGACGCGCTCCAGGCCGAGGAATCCGGCGTGGCCCTCGTTGGTGTGGAAGACCTCGGGTCCGGTGTGCCCGGTGATCCCGCAGTAGGCGCGGACGGCCCGGACGCCGCCGATGCCGAGCAGCATCTCCTGGAGGAGGCGGTGCTCGCTGCCGCCGCCGTAGAGCCGGTCGGTCACCTCGCGGGCGGCGGGGTCGTTCTCCTCGACGTCGGAGTCGAGCAGGAGCAGCGGTACGCGGCCGACCCGGGCCTGCCAGACGTGCGCCCGCAGGTCGCGGCCGCCGGGCAGGGCGAGCCGTATCACCGCGGGGGTGCCGTCGGGGTCGCGGAGCAGGGTGAGGGGCAGCTCGTTGGGGTCGAGCACGGGGTAGTGCTCCTGCTGCCAGCCGTCACGGGTGAGGGACTGCCGGAAGTAGCCGTGGCGGTAGAGCAGTCCGACGCCGATCAGCGGGACGCCGAGGTCGCTCGCGGCCTTCAGGTGGTCGCCGGCGAGGATGCCGAGGCCGCCGGAGTACTGCGGCAGGGCGGCGGTGACGCCGAACTCGGGTGAGAAGTAGGCGATGGCGCCGGGCAGTTCGCCGCCGGTCTCGCGCTGTCGCTGCTGGTACCAGCGCTCCCCGGTGATGTAGTCGCGCAGGTCGTCGGCGGCCTCGCCGAGGCGCCGCAGGAAGCTGTCGTCGGTGGCGAGCGCGGTGAGGCGCGCGGACGGCACCGAGCCGAGCAGCCGCACGGGGTCGCCGCCCGCGGCCTCCCACAGGGCCGGGTCGACGTCGCGGAACAGGTCGCGGGTCGCTGGGTGCCAGGACCAGCGCAGATTGCGGGCGAGCTCGGCGAGCGGGCCGAGCGGGGCGGGCAGGACGGGACGTACGGTGAATCGACGGATGGCTTTCACGGGGCACCTCTGTCGGAAAGGCGTACGTGACGTTTTCGGCGTATCGAAGGTAGCGGCGCGGGGGCCCGGCAGCCACGGCGCACGGGCGCCCGAGGCGCCCCATTTTGTCGTGGACCTGCCGCGCCGAGGGGGTCGGAGTGGGGATAACGTGACCCCCGGTCACGAGAGTTCACGCGGTCACAGGGGGTACGGGGCGGATGATCGGCCAGCTGCGGGAGTCGTCACCACGCCGGATCGGTCCGTACGAGACGCTGGCGCGGCTCGGCGCGGGCGGCATGGGCGAGGTGTTCCTGGCGCGGCCCCTGGAGGTGTCCGCGTACGGGCCCGGGGACCTGGTCGCCGTCAAGGCCATCCGCAACGAGCTGGCGACGGACGCGGTGTTCCGGCGCCGCTTCCGGCGGGAGGCCGAGGTGGCCGCCGCGATCAGCGACCCGTACGTGGCGCGCCTGGTCGGCAGCGACACCGACGCCGAACAGCCGTGGCTGGCCACGGAGTACGTCGTCGGCCCCACCCTCGCCGAGGCCGTGCGCGGCCACGGACCGCTGCCCGCGGGCGCCGTCGCCTCCCTCGGCGAGGGCATGGCCCGGGCCCTGGCCGCGGTGCACGGGGCGGGAGCACTGCACCGCGACCTCAAGCCCGCGAACGTCCTGCTCGCCGTCGACGGGCCCAAGGTGATCGACTTCGGTGTGGCCCGGGTGCAGGCGGCGTCCACGATGACGTCGACGGGGCTGCTCGTGGGCACGCCCGGATTCATGTCGCCCGAGCACGTGGCGGGCGGCAGACACGTGGTGGCCGCCTCCGACGTCTTCTGCCTCGCGTCCGTGCTCACCTACGCGGTGACCGGGCGCGACCCGTTCGGGGACGGTCCGGTGGCGGCCGTCCTGTACCGGGTCTCGCAGGCCGAGACCGACCTCTCCGGCATGCCCGGCGAGCTGCGGTCGGTGCTCGCGGCCTGCCTCGTGCGCGACCCCGACGAACGGCCCGCGCCCGCCGACCTCGTCGAGCGCTTCGGCGCCCTCCGGGAGGCGGCCACCGCGCCCGAGTGGCCCGAGCCCGTCCACGCCCGGATATCCGAGGCGCGGCGGGACGTGGAGCAACTGTGCGCTGCGGGGCGGCCGTTGCTGCCGGTGCCGGTGTGGCCGGACGCGGCGGCCGGGGCGGGGCATCCGGCGACGGCGCAGGACGGGCCCGCGACGGCGCCGGGGCAGGGCGGTGCCGGGCAGGGGGCGGCCGGGTCGGGGCGCGGTCCCGGCGGCGCCCACCAGCTGCCGACGATGAGCGGCTCCGCGCCACCCGTACCGGGGGACGGCGCACCCGCCCCCCGCTCCCGGCGTCGCCGCCGTGCCGTCCTCGGTGTCGTCGCCGTCGGCGTGGTGGCGGCGGCGCTCGGCGGGGTGCTCGCGGTGTGGGGCCCGGGGACGTCGGACGCGGGCGGGAGCGGTGGCGGGAGCGGGAGCGCCGGGCGGCCCGGCGGCGGCGCGGGGTCCGGCTGGGTGGAGCCCGGTCCGAAGGACCCCGCGGCCGTCAGGAAGCTGATCGCGCGGGCCGAGGTGAGCGGCGGCGGCACGGCGGACGCCTCGGGTGTGGTGCCGCAGATCGCGACCCAGCGCCCCCAGGACTGGAAGCCCTGGCGCGGCAGGCTCAGCCACGCGCCGATGGGCTGCTCCGCCGACACCCGCGCCCTCGTGTGCCTGCTCACGAACGGCACGTACGAGGCCGTGCGGACCAGCGACGGCAAGCGCCTGTGGACGTCCGGGAAGGTCGATCCGGAGAGCGGCCTCGACGAGGCGTACTACGGGCCGAGCGGGTCCTTCTTCATGCCCGGCGACCGGCTCGAACCGGGCGTCAGGGGCGGCAAGGCGGCCATCGCCCGCGACGGCGTCCTGCACCTGCGCGACTCCACCACGGGCAAGGTGCTGTGGAAGGCCGAACCCCCGGACGGGCG from Streptomyces flavofungini includes:
- the glgP gene encoding alpha-glucan family phosphorylase, which encodes MKAIRRFTVRPVLPAPLGPLAELARNLRWSWHPATRDLFRDVDPALWEAAGGDPVRLLGSVPSARLTALATDDSFLRRLGEAADDLRDYITGERWYQQRQRETGGELPGAIAYFSPEFGVTAALPQYSGGLGILAGDHLKAASDLGVPLIGVGLLYRHGYFRQSLTRDGWQQEHYPVLDPNELPLTLLRDPDGTPAVIRLALPGGRDLRAHVWQARVGRVPLLLLDSDVEENDPAAREVTDRLYGGGSEHRLLQEMLLGIGGVRAVRAYCGITGHTGPEVFHTNEGHAGFLGLERVHEHVADGLGFDAALEAVRGGTVFTTHTPVPAGIDRFDRELVAHHFGPDAELPRIDVEFILRLGMETYPGGEPNLFNMAVMGLRLGRHANGVSTLHGKVSREMFQGLWPGFDAEEVPITSVTNGVHAPTWAAPEVIRLGARQIGRDRTDQALSVGGSERWDAVADIQDGDIWLLRRELRAQLVDEVRRRLHLSWRQRGAATAELGWIDEVLDPDVLTIGFARRVPSYKRLTLMLRDRDRLMELLCHPERPVQIVVAGKAHPADDGGKRLIQDLVRFTDDPRVRHRIVFLPDYGMAMAQKLYAGCDVWLNNPLRPLEACGTSGMKAALNGCLNLSVLDGWWDEWFEPDFGWAIPTADGTATDDHRRDDLEAAALYDLLERRIAPRFYEHGPGGLPDRWIEMVRRTLTRLGPKVLAGRMVREYVERLYAPAARAHRVLTPDAAASLAAWKSRVRAAWPGVAFDHVEVSAVGATAELGATLSLRARVHLGDLTPDDVEVQAIAGRVDPEDHITDATPVPLKPASGPDPEGRLLYEGPLSLDRTGPFGYTVRVLPTHRLLADGAEMGLVAVPMEGTGEGAGVLMR
- a CDS encoding M4 family metallopeptidase, whose amino-acid sequence is MTPHISRKRSTLVIATAVAAGALLTAGLTTGASAQPDVGATEADAPAASPMQLSASVRTGLIKDAETKTAATAEKIGLGAKEKLVVRDVVKDRDGTTHTRYERTYAGLPVLGGDLVVHTARSGAVTGVSKATKATVKVKSTSAKLAPKAVAKAAESTAAKTGETKKADAEAPRKVVWAAEGKPALAFETVVTGTQKDGTPSELHVITDAATGKKLFQYQAVENGKGHSQYSGDVEVGSTKSGSGFTLTDGGRGGHKTLDLNHGSSGGKLYTDADDTWGTGKPADTQTAAVDAAYGAGLTWDYYKDVHGRSGIKGDGKGATSRVHYGNNYVNAFWQDSCFCMTYGDGEGNAKPLTSIDVAAHEMTHGVTSATGNMQYSGESGGLNEATSDIFAAAVEFKANNAQDQGDYLVGEKIDINGDGTPLRYMDKPSKDGNSLDYWDSNAGNVDVHYSSGIANHFFYLLSEGSGAKEINGVKYDSPTKDGSKVEGIGREKAEKIWFKALTTYFTTTTDYAQAREDTVKAAGDLYGAGSAEVKAVEAAWTGVNVK
- a CDS encoding protein kinase domain-containing protein; this translates as MIGQLRESSPRRIGPYETLARLGAGGMGEVFLARPLEVSAYGPGDLVAVKAIRNELATDAVFRRRFRREAEVAAAISDPYVARLVGSDTDAEQPWLATEYVVGPTLAEAVRGHGPLPAGAVASLGEGMARALAAVHGAGALHRDLKPANVLLAVDGPKVIDFGVARVQAASTMTSTGLLVGTPGFMSPEHVAGGRHVVAASDVFCLASVLTYAVTGRDPFGDGPVAAVLYRVSQAETDLSGMPGELRSVLAACLVRDPDERPAPADLVERFGALREAATAPEWPEPVHARISEARRDVEQLCAAGRPLLPVPVWPDAAAGAGHPATAQDGPATAPGQGGAGQGAAGSGRGPGGAHQLPTMSGSAPPVPGDGAPAPRSRRRRRAVLGVVAVGVVAAALGGVLAVWGPGTSDAGGSGGGSGSAGRPGGGAGSGWVEPGPKDPAAVRKLIARAEVSGGGTADASGVVPQIATQRPQDWKPWRGRLSHAPMGCSADTRALVCLLTNGTYEAVRTSDGKRLWTSGKVDPESGLDEAYYGPSGSFFMPGDRLEPGVRGGKAAIARDGVLHLRDSTTGKVLWKAEPPDGRRVFSKGALLDDDVVVVGAEVPYVQEDDPAPSLHAYDAATGRPLWEKPLGEAPRAKADLNRYTVRALRDGVVYADQKEGLAAYDAKTGDLLGQSTDTCGVVLATAKAVLCAADDESGGAARTAMLRLAPRTLKRMEGKLPYPSPQGDGPAPFVSAADDAVAVVKDAGRVLVHDVRTGKSLYAERTPKGNVPPSAPLILGKRVVYAGNEALYALPLGDGGGKATRLPVPGAPGDRPEPPPNAAGTVISETLRPPTVLALGGVAHIVYDEGRISSVAIP
- a CDS encoding M4 family metallopeptidase, producing the protein MSNSPTPRRRSARRQATAVGTFTAVAALLGMAVQAGTASADNPASGTKVDTGALPMKLSPSQRAELIREADTSTAATADTLGLSAKEKLVVRDVVKDRDGTTHTRYERTYAGLPVLGGDMVVATDKSGKVTDVNRASKAKLAGTDTGAEVKPAAAEKQALGAAKSEKSTKTKASQEPRKVVWLVDTKGGAPVIAYETVIGGLQKDGTPNELHVITDATTGKKLRQWQAVHSGTGNTMYSGQVTLGTAQSGSRYTLSDTQRGNHRTYNLNRGTSGTGTLFSGPDDVWGNGQPSNAETAGADAHYGAALTWDYYKGVHGRNGIRGDGVGASSRVHYGNNYSNAFWQNGCFCMTYGDGAGNAKPLTSIDVAAHEMTHGVTSATGNMQYSREPGGLNEATSDIFAAAVEFNAKNPNDVGDYLVGEKIDIRGNGTPLRYMDKPSKDGRSLDYWSSSAGNVDVHYSSGIANHFFYLLSEGSGKKVVNGVSYDSPTYDNKPVTGIGIDKAAKIWFRALTTKFNTTTNYAAARTGTLAAASELFGGTGSAEYKAVANAWAAVNVGARP